Within bacterium, the genomic segment ACGTGCTGCGCAACCCCGCGGGCCTTAATGATACTCTCGTGGACCTGATCAACACTGTATCTCTCGCCGACACCGCGCCGACAAAGCAGGCGGCGGCTGTCTCGAACGAGGTCATGGCGCGTGTCGATATCGAGATCGGCAAAGTCGAGCGACTCACCGCAATCGAGGTCGCCGCGGTCAATCGCTTGGCCCTGGAGCGGGCGGTCGAGGCGCCGAGCGGCGGCTGAAGAAGCGACCTGTAGCATCGATCTCGGTTGGTCTACCAGCGCAAAATGAGTACAGTAGTCGTGCCTAGGGATTAGATGTGTCCGGTAATCCGTGTCACGCTTCGGACTCATTGGATCTGCGATTGTAGTGGTCCGAGGTTCAAGTAACAGAGGTCGGCGAGCCTCGATATCATCACCGCCGGTTGCTCCGTTGGAGAGCTGGTTTGTCCAGGAGGATGTCCTAACGAGCGGCTTGTATATTGTATACAGGATGGGTCGAGGGGCGCCCCGGCCTGGCGTTCCCGCGTTGAATCGATCGGCTTGGCCGAGGGGGCTCCAGCATGCGCTACCGCCGGCAGGTCACCGGCATGGAGTACGGCAAGAGTCACTACCCCGCGTACGATTCCGCCGAGTTGGGATTTCGGGGATACTGGTATCCCGTGTCCTTCTCCCGCCGCCTTCAACAGACCCCGGTCGCGATCACGCTGCTGGGGGAAGAACTGTGCCTGGCTCGAGACGTGGATGGGACGGCATACTGCGTCTCAGACCGGTGTCCACACCGCGGCATTCCGCTATCAGAGGGGCAACAGGAATTTCCCGGCACCATCACCTGCCCGTACCATGGGTTCACATATGCGCTTCGGTCGGGCGAGCTCGTTGGGGTACTGACGGACGGGCCGGATTCGCCCCTGTGCGGGAAGCTGCGCGTGCGCACCTATCCGGTCGAAGAGCGCGCCGGACTCGTTTGGGTATACATCGGGGACGATGCGCCCCGGCCCGTGGAGGCGGATATTCCGCAGGAGTTCCTTCATAAGCACGCTCTCGTGCTCGGCCGATTGACGGAGCGGGAGGGCGACTGGCGGCACGCGGCCGAGAACGGATTCGATGAGGGGCACGCCAAGTATCTTCACCGGAGCTCGCTCTTCCTGTTCTTTCGGCGGGTACCGGCGTGGAGCCGGACCCGGGTCGTCACGGATAACAACGGCGTGTGGATCTCGCGCGTGCACGACCAGATTGGATGGGAGACAGACTACCCAGGCTTGGGCCGGTGGCCGCGGTTTCGCTTCTGGCACCGGCGTGGAGCAGGTCCACGAACGTCGATCCGGTTGCCCGGCTTGCTCCAGGTTACGTATCCGGACTGGGTGGATTTCGAGTGGTACATCCCGACCGTCGCAGGCAGGCACCTGTACGCCCAAATCGCGGTCGCGCACAGGGCCGGCCTGGGTGCGCTGCTGTACCGGCTGAAGTACTGGACATACCTCCGGCCGATCTTTCACGGTCAGTTCAACGATCAGGATGCCTGGATGGTCAGGCTCATGCGGACGCCCCCGGAGCGGCTGTATCGCCCTGACGTGTCCATCATCGCCTGGCGAAAGCTGGCGGAGACCGCACGTGCCCTCCAGACGGAGGGCCCGGCTGCGGCGATGCGCATGCCCCAGATCACCACGGAAGACGACGTGCGAGAAGAGTCGCGCGCGTAAGGGAGGGGCTGGTGGAGCGTCCAGTCGTCGGGGAACAAGCGGGGAAATTCATTCAGGCCGCCGGAGTGCGCCTGCACTATCATGAAATCGGCGCCGGTGAGCCGTTGATCTGCCTGCACGGCGCGGGGCCGGGGGCCAGCGCATGGAGCAACTTCAAGTCCAACGTCGGCGCGTTTGCCTCGAAACACCGAACGTATCTTGTGGACCTGCCCCAATACGGACGGTCGGACAAGGTCGTCATCGAGGGCGGGCGCCTCACGTTCACGGCCGGCGTCCTCGACGCGTTCATGGAGGCGGTAGGCTTGACCTCGGCGCACTTCGTGGGGAACTCCATGGGCGGTCAGGTGGCGCTGAAGATGG encodes:
- a CDS encoding Rieske 2Fe-2S domain-containing protein is translated as MRYRRQVTGMEYGKSHYPAYDSAELGFRGYWYPVSFSRRLQQTPVAITLLGEELCLARDVDGTAYCVSDRCPHRGIPLSEGQQEFPGTITCPYHGFTYALRSGELVGVLTDGPDSPLCGKLRVRTYPVEERAGLVWVYIGDDAPRPVEADIPQEFLHKHALVLGRLTEREGDWRHAAENGFDEGHAKYLHRSSLFLFFRRVPAWSRTRVVTDNNGVWISRVHDQIGWETDYPGLGRWPRFRFWHRRGAGPRTSIRLPGLLQVTYPDWVDFEWYIPTVAGRHLYAQIAVAHRAGLGALLYRLKYWTYLRPIFHGQFNDQDAWMVRLMRTPPERLYRPDVSIIAWRKLAETARALQTEGPAAAMRMPQITTEDDVREESRA